A single Desulfovibrio gilichinskyi DNA region contains:
- a CDS encoding transglycosylase SLT domain-containing protein: MSIHLSKLNRLKKGTRTLYLQHIFNIVAYLACFLIVATLYLFKYDISLPTFIRVAAVDIERNFPQLSPWGPGFDRELLDGFSDYANVTLLITPYPTHNKAFEALENGKADLMLASGFNPEDFDKYNPIKAGPVYESSPALLLHNIRRFELRTPFELCDQAVFAPNNPDLIKTFKRLSKDILCAPTLVTSDTSNHLTPLLELANDKSFRFHLVEAGAFKPLQPFLHQLRVTDSFGDDLEYRWYWRDDVEGLTDKCEDYWNLITTNGTLENKRELYFGFIPDETDFYTLYSLRNDIKERLPYYQKYIIAAAKQYEMDPLLLAAVMYQESRFNPLARSRTGVEGLMQLTQDTVSLMGISSRLDPKQSITAGAKYLKYLWDKLDNRNVHGWDRWFFALAAYNQGLGHVYDAIDIAGYVGKQPGTWRSLKQIFPLLTMPKYNSLTRYGYTRGYEAVDYVDSIRYYYYIMKGLAVLSGPEAKYLAPFTVGVSGVNP, encoded by the coding sequence ATGTCAATACACTTAAGCAAATTAAATCGCCTCAAAAAAGGCACACGCACTCTCTATTTACAACATATATTCAATATTGTTGCGTATTTAGCGTGCTTTTTAATCGTAGCAACTTTATATTTATTTAAATATGACATTTCTCTTCCAACCTTCATCCGCGTTGCTGCAGTAGACATTGAACGAAACTTCCCACAGCTTTCGCCTTGGGGACCGGGGTTTGACCGGGAGCTCCTTGACGGATTCAGTGATTATGCCAATGTAACGCTTTTAATAACACCCTACCCCACGCACAACAAGGCTTTTGAAGCTCTAGAAAACGGAAAAGCTGATCTGATGCTTGCAAGCGGTTTTAATCCCGAAGATTTCGACAAATATAATCCGATTAAAGCCGGACCTGTCTATGAATCCAGCCCTGCATTACTGTTGCACAATATCCGAAGATTCGAACTCAGAACACCTTTCGAATTATGCGATCAAGCGGTTTTTGCCCCTAACAATCCTGATCTTATAAAAACTTTCAAAAGACTTTCAAAAGATATTCTCTGCGCACCGACCCTTGTTACCAGCGACACATCCAATCACCTAACACCGCTGCTTGAACTGGCAAATGATAAAAGTTTCAGATTTCATCTGGTTGAAGCAGGAGCGTTTAAACCTCTGCAACCGTTTTTACATCAACTCAGAGTGACTGACAGCTTCGGAGACGACCTTGAATACAGATGGTATTGGCGTGACGATGTTGAAGGTTTAACCGATAAATGTGAAGATTATTGGAATCTTATTACAACAAATGGAACTCTTGAAAATAAGCGGGAACTCTACTTCGGCTTTATTCCTGATGAAACGGACTTTTATACCCTTTACTCATTACGCAATGACATCAAAGAAAGGCTCCCTTACTATCAAAAATATATAATCGCTGCCGCAAAACAATATGAAATGGACCCACTGCTGTTAGCGGCAGTAATGTATCAGGAATCACGATTTAATCCGCTTGCCAGAAGCAGAACAGGTGTTGAAGGATTAATGCAGTTAACTCAAGATACGGTTAGTCTCATGGGGATAAGCAGTAGGCTTGACCCCAAACAGTCAATTACTGCCGGGGCCAAGTACTTAAAATACCTGTGGGATAAACTGGACAACCGCAATGTTCATGGATGGGACCGCTGGTTCTTCGCGCTCGCAGCTTATAATCAGGGCTTAGGGCACGTTTATGATGCGATTGATATCGCCGGTTATGTGGGAAAACAGCCCGGGACATGGAGATCTTTAAAACAGATATTCCCGCTGCTGACCATGCCGAAGTATAATTCCCTGACCCGTTATGGTTACACCCGCGGGTACGAGGCCGTCGA
- a CDS encoding adenylosuccinate synthase, with protein MSNTVIIGTQWGDEGKGKIVDMLAKEAGAIVRFQGGNNAGHTLVVAGEQCILHLIPSGILHPGKKCLIGNGVVLDPEVFLEEIDGLSAKGIDVSPDRLMISKKTQIIMSYHKQIDNCRESFKSDESKIGTTGRGIGPCYEDKMNRIGIRAADLADPELLRSKIVDGLVEKNVLFEKLFNAEPLDPEKVFQEILPVAERIKPYLGDVSSVIQEVNKDGGTVLFEGAQGIHLDIDHGTYPFVTSSNTVAGNAAAGSGCGPRCLERIVGILKAYTTRVGSGPFATELLDETGNTLQTNGHEFGATTGRKRRCGWIDLVIIRETARLCDLTEFALTKLDVLSGLKEIKICVGYEYRGEVISYPPQEQNGMAYVKPVYETMPGWDEDITGARTYDELPEAAKKYIGRIEEISGVKVGIVSVGPDREQTIVR; from the coding sequence ATGTCGAACACGGTAATTATTGGAACCCAATGGGGCGATGAAGGCAAGGGTAAAATCGTTGACATGCTTGCAAAAGAAGCTGGCGCGATTGTTCGCTTTCAGGGCGGAAACAACGCGGGGCACACTCTCGTAGTCGCCGGCGAACAATGTATCCTGCATCTTATCCCTTCCGGAATTTTACATCCCGGAAAGAAATGTCTCATCGGGAACGGAGTCGTTTTAGACCCCGAAGTTTTCCTTGAAGAAATCGACGGCCTTAGCGCTAAGGGTATTGATGTTTCTCCTGATCGTTTGATGATCAGTAAAAAAACTCAGATTATCATGTCTTACCATAAGCAGATTGATAATTGCAGAGAATCTTTCAAGTCTGATGAAAGCAAAATCGGAACGACAGGTCGTGGTATCGGTCCTTGCTACGAAGACAAAATGAATCGTATAGGTATTCGCGCTGCTGATTTGGCCGATCCAGAACTTCTGCGTTCGAAAATTGTAGACGGTCTTGTTGAAAAGAATGTTTTATTCGAAAAACTTTTCAATGCAGAACCTCTTGATCCTGAAAAAGTATTTCAGGAAATTCTCCCAGTCGCAGAAAGAATCAAACCTTACCTTGGAGATGTTTCCTCCGTTATTCAGGAAGTCAACAAAGACGGTGGAACTGTTCTTTTTGAAGGCGCGCAGGGAATTCATCTGGATATCGATCACGGAACATATCCTTTTGTTACTTCATCCAACACTGTTGCAGGTAATGCTGCCGCCGGTTCCGGTTGCGGGCCTCGCTGCCTTGAGCGCATCGTAGGTATTCTCAAAGCTTACACAACAAGAGTCGGCAGCGGTCCTTTTGCTACAGAACTTCTTGATGAAACCGGCAACACTTTGCAGACAAACGGACATGAATTCGGTGCAACCACCGGTAGAAAACGTCGTTGCGGTTGGATTGATCTTGTCATCATCCGTGAAACAGCGCGTCTCTGTGATCTAACTGAATTTGCTCTTACTAAACTGGATGTTTTGTCCGGTCTTAAAGAAATTAAAATATGTGTAGGTTATGAATATCGCGGTGAAGTGATTTCTTATCCTCCTCAGGAACAGAACGGAATGGCATATGTCAAACCCGTTTACGAAACCATGCCCGGCTGGGATGAAGATATCACAGGTGCACGCACTTATGATGAACTTCCTGAAGCTGCTAAAAAATATATTGGACGTATTGAAGAAATTTCCGGCGTTAAAGTCGGAATCGTTTCTGTCGGTCCGGACAGAGAACAGACTATAGTACGATAA
- a CDS encoding DNA polymerase III subunit delta' has translation MFTGIQETASRQKIVLPRFAKLALQPPQCLLIEGGSAEDRHDMARYWACLLNCESGGTPCGNCKPCLQIADNAFNDFLLIDRFDEDGVEKQDIPVDNVRKYFPVWGQPPHGRGTRVTVVEEAQHLNGNSANALLKTLEEPRPGNVFVLTAPQRERLLGTLVSRSWVITLAWPTETQNSPEVSDWVNGMLGFWRSGQGWFARTSAKGALDKEQALKVIIGCQRELRNALKDPQLTPAANALSGLFDPKGLRRLDLVLGKAQENLNYNVNPALVLDWVCTAAMPRRK, from the coding sequence ATGTTTACAGGTATTCAAGAGACTGCTTCACGGCAGAAAATAGTTCTGCCAAGATTTGCCAAGTTGGCTTTGCAGCCTCCTCAATGCCTGCTTATTGAAGGCGGTTCAGCTGAAGACAGGCATGATATGGCTCGTTATTGGGCCTGTCTGTTAAATTGTGAAAGCGGGGGAACTCCCTGCGGCAATTGCAAACCATGTCTGCAAATAGCTGATAACGCTTTTAATGATTTTCTGCTTATTGACCGCTTCGATGAAGACGGTGTTGAAAAGCAGGATATTCCAGTAGATAATGTTCGCAAGTATTTCCCGGTCTGGGGCCAACCGCCCCACGGCCGGGGAACTCGCGTTACCGTAGTTGAGGAAGCTCAGCACTTAAACGGTAATTCCGCCAATGCTCTTCTCAAAACTCTCGAAGAACCACGCCCCGGAAATGTCTTTGTACTTACCGCTCCTCAGCGGGAGAGACTGCTTGGAACTTTAGTCTCGCGCAGTTGGGTCATTACTCTTGCGTGGCCTACTGAAACTCAGAACAGCCCCGAAGTTTCCGACTGGGTAAACGGCATGCTAGGATTCTGGCGTTCCGGTCAAGGTTGGTTTGCACGAACTTCCGCAAAGGGGGCTCTTGATAAAGAGCAGGCTCTCAAAGTCATCATCGGCTGTCAGCGTGAGCTCCGCAATGCCCTCAAAGATCCTCAATTGACGCCTGCCGCCAATGCCCTTTCCGGACTTTTCGATCCCAAAGGGTTACGAAGACTTGATCTGGTTCTCGGCAAGGCTCAGGAAAATCTGAATTACAATGTAAATCCGGCATTAGTTCTCGACTGGGTTTGCACCGCCGCAATGCCTCGCAGAAAATAA